One window from the genome of Longimicrobiaceae bacterium encodes:
- a CDS encoding Gfo/Idh/MocA family oxidoreductase, which produces MRTVRVGIVGGGLMGREVASAIGRWFALEDYPVHLELVAVCDLQEKLLDWFRKVPTVRQLTRDHAELLANPEVDVVYVAVPHDLHESLYLDVLRAGKDLFAEKPFGIDLGAAERIRDEAEERGRFVRCSSEFPFLPGAQRVVEAVRSESLGKLLEIRAGFLHSSDLDPQKPINWKRQVRSCGEIGVMGDLGMHVVHLPFRLGWRPQSVYAQLVNIVQERPDGRGGVASCDTWDNAILHTTVDADGLRVPMTLEMKRIAPGETNTWYVEVAGMEGGVRYGTKEPKTLWTFRRDREQWWQKTDLGFQTPFKTITGGIFEPGFPDLILQMWAAFIAEREGFLGDRFGCVTPEEAVASHALFAAALESQSGNQVVSLAHPS; this is translated from the coding sequence ATGAGGACGGTCAGGGTGGGGATCGTCGGCGGCGGGCTGATGGGCAGGGAGGTGGCCAGCGCCATCGGGCGCTGGTTCGCTCTGGAGGACTACCCCGTCCACCTGGAGCTGGTGGCCGTCTGCGACCTGCAGGAGAAGCTCCTCGACTGGTTCAGGAAGGTCCCGACGGTCCGGCAGCTGACCCGCGACCATGCCGAGCTGCTGGCCAACCCGGAGGTGGACGTCGTTTACGTCGCCGTGCCTCACGATCTGCACGAGAGTCTCTACCTCGACGTGCTGCGGGCGGGGAAGGACCTCTTCGCGGAGAAGCCCTTCGGGATCGACCTCGGCGCCGCCGAACGCATCCGGGACGAGGCCGAAGAGCGGGGCCGGTTCGTGCGCTGCAGCTCGGAGTTCCCTTTCCTGCCGGGCGCACAGCGGGTCGTCGAGGCGGTACGGTCGGAGAGCCTGGGCAAGCTCCTGGAGATCCGCGCCGGGTTCCTCCATTCCAGCGATCTGGACCCGCAGAAGCCGATCAACTGGAAGCGACAGGTACGGAGCTGCGGAGAGATCGGGGTGATGGGCGACCTGGGGATGCACGTCGTCCACCTGCCGTTCCGGCTCGGGTGGAGACCGCAGTCGGTGTACGCGCAGCTGGTCAACATCGTCCAGGAGCGCCCCGACGGGAGGGGCGGGGTGGCGTCCTGCGACACCTGGGACAACGCCATCCTGCACACGACGGTGGACGCCGACGGCCTGCGGGTGCCGATGACGCTGGAGATGAAGCGCATCGCCCCGGGAGAGACCAACACCTGGTACGTCGAGGTGGCCGGAATGGAGGGCGGCGTCCGCTACGGCACCAAGGAACCGAAGACCCTTTGGACCTTTCGCCGGGACCGGGAGCAGTGGTGGCAGAAGACGGACCTGGGCTTTCAGACTCCGTTCAAGACCATCACCGGCGGCATCTTCGAGCCCGGCTTCCCCGACCTGATCCTGCAGATGTGGGCCGCGTTCATCGCCGAACGCGAGGGATTCCTCGGGGACCGGTTCGGCTGCGTCACGCCGGAGGAGGCCGTGGCCAGCCATGCGCTGTTCGCCGCGGCGCTGGAATCGCAGAGCGGGAACCAG
- a CDS encoding xanthine dehydrogenase family protein molybdopterin-binding subunit — MSNEPRDPLAPGDDVELESARGGVPADQPEVAERGTPVEDHAPSHAGERVPVYGDREEKARPLRFLGQRRRKADGLEKSVGRARYTDDISLPGMLHGKILRSPHPHARILAIDASEALALPGVRAVVTGEEMPIPFGIIVWTPDEQALATDRVRYIGDAVAAVAAVDEDTANRALERIRVAYEVLEPILDPEEAARRTDVQIHEAKKPGHNGNISKIVKLEFGEVDEGLRASDVVVEGEYFFEGTTHAPIEPHCAIGQWEEGGAPGGRLTVWSSTQVPHYLHRELSKVLELDPAKVRVIQPHVGGGFGGKSEPFDLEFCVAKLAMKTGRPVKILYTREEVFYAHRGRHPFLMKYRVGATADGKLKAVDARTLLDGGAYSSFGLVTTYYSGQLLAAPYEIPAYRFDSTRVFTNKPACGPKRGHGSVQPRFAFEVSLDKLAERLGLDPIELRRRNFMGSFRRTVNELRVTSNGFMECLDRVERASGWKDKFRKMGPGRGVGVAGSCYISGTNYPIYPNRMPQSAVQLQVDRSGRIAVFSGASDIGQGSTSLVAYIVCEELGVPLDYVRVLPSDTDFTPVDLGSYSSRVTFMLGNACVDAARKLKALVQDAVGEAWEIPAKRVLLAGGLAMDGQDTGRSMPIVEAFNLAEAKHGTLGSVGSYNTPRDVHGEYRGGTIGASPAYSFTAHVAEVEVDPESGFVEVKTIWVAHDCGRALNPTIVEGQMEGSAYMGFAEALMEQHVFKDAEHGRAGLHNAPSLLDYRIPTSLDTPELHSLIVESIDPEGPYGAKEAGEGPLHPSIPAIANAIYDAVGVRIDALPFSPPRVWRALQGMGVRRDEEGGRELVAAD, encoded by the coding sequence ATGAGCAACGAGCCACGCGACCCGCTCGCCCCCGGCGATGACGTCGAGCTGGAGAGCGCCCGCGGCGGCGTCCCCGCCGACCAGCCCGAGGTGGCCGAGCGCGGCACGCCGGTGGAGGACCACGCCCCCTCGCACGCGGGGGAGCGGGTGCCGGTGTACGGCGATCGCGAGGAGAAGGCGCGGCCGCTGCGCTTCCTCGGCCAGCGGCGGCGCAAGGCCGACGGGCTGGAGAAGTCGGTGGGGCGCGCGCGCTACACCGACGACATCTCGCTCCCGGGGATGCTGCACGGGAAGATCCTCCGCTCGCCGCACCCGCACGCGCGCATCCTCGCCATCGACGCGTCGGAGGCGCTCGCGCTCCCCGGCGTGCGCGCGGTGGTCACGGGCGAGGAGATGCCCATCCCCTTCGGGATCATCGTCTGGACCCCGGACGAGCAGGCGCTCGCCACCGACCGGGTGCGCTACATCGGCGACGCGGTGGCGGCGGTCGCCGCCGTGGACGAGGACACCGCCAACCGCGCCCTGGAGCGGATCCGGGTGGCGTACGAGGTGCTGGAGCCGATCCTGGACCCGGAGGAGGCCGCGCGCCGGACCGACGTGCAGATCCACGAGGCGAAGAAGCCCGGCCACAACGGCAACATCTCCAAGATCGTGAAGCTGGAGTTCGGGGAGGTGGACGAGGGGCTCCGCGCCTCCGACGTGGTGGTGGAGGGGGAGTACTTCTTCGAGGGGACCACCCACGCGCCCATCGAGCCGCACTGCGCCATCGGGCAGTGGGAGGAGGGGGGCGCGCCGGGGGGCCGGCTCACCGTCTGGTCGTCCACCCAGGTCCCGCACTACCTGCACCGCGAGCTGTCCAAGGTGCTGGAGCTGGACCCGGCCAAGGTGCGGGTGATCCAGCCGCACGTGGGCGGCGGCTTCGGGGGGAAGAGCGAGCCCTTCGACCTGGAGTTCTGCGTCGCCAAGCTGGCGATGAAGACGGGGCGCCCGGTGAAGATCCTCTACACCCGCGAGGAGGTCTTCTACGCCCACCGGGGGCGGCACCCGTTCCTGATGAAGTACCGCGTGGGCGCCACCGCGGACGGGAAGCTCAAGGCGGTGGACGCGCGGACGCTCCTGGACGGCGGCGCGTACTCGTCGTTCGGGCTGGTGACCACGTACTACTCCGGGCAGCTCCTCGCCGCCCCGTACGAGATCCCGGCGTACCGCTTCGACTCCACGCGCGTCTTCACCAACAAGCCGGCGTGCGGACCCAAGCGCGGACACGGGAGCGTGCAGCCGCGGTTCGCCTTCGAGGTGTCGCTGGACAAGCTGGCCGAGCGGCTGGGCCTGGACCCCATCGAGCTGCGCCGCCGCAACTTCATGGGGAGCTTCCGCCGCACCGTGAACGAGCTGCGGGTGACCTCCAACGGCTTCATGGAGTGCCTGGACCGGGTGGAGCGCGCCAGCGGCTGGAAGGACAAGTTCCGTAAGATGGGACCCGGACGCGGCGTGGGCGTGGCGGGGTCGTGCTACATCTCGGGGACCAACTACCCCATCTACCCCAACCGGATGCCCCAGTCCGCGGTGCAGCTCCAGGTGGACCGCTCCGGGCGGATCGCGGTGTTCTCCGGCGCCTCGGACATCGGGCAGGGCTCCACCTCGCTGGTGGCGTACATCGTCTGCGAGGAGCTGGGAGTGCCGCTGGACTACGTCCGCGTCCTCCCCTCCGACACCGACTTCACCCCGGTGGACCTGGGGAGCTACTCGTCGCGCGTCACCTTCATGCTGGGGAACGCCTGCGTGGACGCGGCGCGGAAGCTGAAGGCGCTGGTGCAGGACGCGGTGGGCGAAGCGTGGGAGATCCCGGCGAAGCGCGTCCTCCTGGCCGGCGGGCTCGCCATGGACGGCCAGGACACCGGGCGGAGCATGCCGATCGTCGAGGCGTTCAACCTGGCCGAGGCAAAGCACGGGACGCTCGGCTCGGTAGGGTCGTACAACACCCCGCGCGACGTGCACGGCGAGTACCGCGGCGGCACCATCGGCGCGAGCCCGGCCTACTCCTTCACCGCGCACGTCGCCGAGGTGGAGGTGGACCCGGAGAGCGGCTTCGTGGAGGTGAAGACGATCTGGGTGGCGCACGACTGCGGGCGCGCCCTGAACCCCACCATCGTCGAGGGGCAGATGGAGGGCTCCGCCTACATGGGCTTCGCCGAGGCGCTGATGGAGCAGCACGTCTTCAAGGACGCCGAACACGGCCGCGCCGGGCTGCACAACGCCCCGTCGCTCCTGGACTACCGGATCCCCACCTCGCTGGACACGCCGGAGCTCCACTCGCTGATCGTGGAGTCCATCGACCCCGAGGGCCCGTACGGCGCCAAGGAGGCGGGGGAGGGGCCGCTGCACCCCTCCATCCCCGCCATCGCCAACGCCATCTACGACGCCGTGGGGGTGCGGATCGACGCGCTCCCCTTCTCCCCGCCGCGCGTCTGGCGCGCGCTGCAGGGGATGGGCGTGCGCCGGGACGAGGAGGGGGGGCGGGAGCTGGTCGCGGCGGATTGA
- a CDS encoding PIG-L family deacetylase: protein MAHPDDAEFLCAGTLRLLVNQGWELRCVTLSGGDLGAPAGTREAIRETRLVEADSAARVLGGTYAWAGLDDLSIHYCPEQLESVTEALRRFTPDLVITHSPDCYMLDHEETSKLVRMACFAAGVPLFASRTGATGKGVPALYYADALEGKDKFGDPVMGDFWIDVGSVFEVRQEALACHASQREWLRSHHGADDYLEANQRFAREQGDRCGVRYAEGFRQHLGHGYPQRNVLGEALAGFLRRNST, encoded by the coding sequence ATGGCGCATCCGGACGACGCAGAGTTCCTCTGCGCGGGCACCCTGCGCCTGCTGGTGAACCAGGGATGGGAGCTGCGGTGCGTCACCCTGAGCGGCGGCGACCTGGGAGCGCCGGCAGGCACCCGGGAGGCGATCCGGGAAACCCGCCTCGTCGAGGCGGACAGCGCCGCCCGGGTGCTGGGCGGCACCTATGCCTGGGCCGGGTTGGACGACCTCTCCATCCACTACTGCCCGGAGCAGCTGGAGAGTGTGACGGAGGCACTACGCCGATTCACCCCGGACCTTGTGATCACGCACTCGCCGGACTGCTACATGCTGGACCACGAGGAGACCTCGAAGCTCGTGCGCATGGCCTGCTTCGCCGCCGGGGTCCCTCTCTTCGCGAGCCGGACCGGCGCGACCGGCAAGGGGGTGCCGGCCCTCTACTACGCCGATGCTCTCGAAGGGAAGGACAAGTTCGGCGATCCGGTCATGGGTGACTTCTGGATCGACGTCGGTTCGGTCTTCGAGGTCCGGCAGGAGGCTCTGGCCTGCCACGCCAGCCAGCGGGAGTGGCTCCGCTCCCATCATGGGGCGGACGACTACCTGGAGGCCAACCAGCGGTTCGCCCGCGAGCAGGGTGATCGCTGCGGCGTGAGGTACGCCGAAGGCTTTCGCCAGCACCTGGGGCACGGCTATCCGCAGAGGAACGTGCTGGGCGAGGCGCTCGCAGGGTTCCTGAGGCGCAACTCGACGTAG